A single Argentina anserina chromosome 7, drPotAnse1.1, whole genome shotgun sequence DNA region contains:
- the LOC126803470 gene encoding uncharacterized protein LOC126803470: MGVYALNPIANGTDNKKCVPSSCGIIHNISYPFRLKHDPKHCGVSSFTLECDNNVTMLRLSSGKYYVKEINYRDGNIRVVDPGIEKNNCATLPRFPLDESIYRSYGTSSSTPLAFLKCANQVHSSSYVSTASCLKSEAYGYVKRGTTTVSELEDGCSIESTTLITTSATMKRNMSYEDIHKELLYGFDLEYDVTYVWVNCRERKQWSYPEDRCFPHSLTGFFQLLWAYIYDFVLLELNICKNLY; the protein is encoded by the exons ATGGGCGTATATGCTCTCAATCCTATAGCTAATGGTACTGATAACAAGAAGTGTGTCCCTTCTTCCTGCGGCATCATCCACAACATAAGCTACCCCTTCCGGCTAAAACATGATCCAAAGCACTGTGGTGTCTCGAGCTTCACTTTGGAATGTGACAACAATGTCACAATGCTACGCCTCTCTTCTGGCAAATACTACGTGAAGGAAATCAACTACCGTGACGGCAATATCCGAGTCGTAGATCCTGGCATTGAGAAGAACAATTGTGCTACCCTTCCTCGTTTTCCTTTGGACGAATCAATTTACAGATCTTACGGGACGTCATCGAGTacacctctagctttcttGAAGTGTGCAAATCAAGTGCATTCTTCTTCGTATGTGAGTACTGCTTCGTGCCTCAAATCGGAAGCATATGGTTATGTCAAGAGAGGCACCACGACCGTATCGGAGTTGGAAGATGGGTGCAGTATAGAATCGACCACTCTGATTACTACTTCCGCAACAATGAAGAGGAACATGTCCTATGAAGATATACACAAAGAATTGCTGTATGGCTTTGATCTTGAGTATGATGTAACTTATGTCTGGGTTAATTGCCGAGAGCGAAAGCAATGGAGTTATCCAGAAGATCGATGTTTTCCTCATAGCCTCACAG GTTTCTTTCAACTTCTGTGGGCGTACATTTACG attTTGTCCTGCTAGAACTCAATATATGTAAGAACTTGTATTGA
- the LOC126802145 gene encoding rust resistance kinase Lr10-like produces MQKTLISSFCFILLAFSPRVLTEKPNCGRHGPAIKFPFSFKDSHPENSGYPGFLVSCNEKQETILELPIPVKFAIKKIDYKAQTIQLYDPEDCLLMKLLQVHNMSISPFHYSEDQMDDITLFNCSSAGRELPFWSIYPVSCFRGLAYQIYYVSSSSEIEYLPLLSCTKMRSLSSVPYTSRTTPSLSLEWYEPNCGPCEGKGKICGLKNNGTTSTEIECLPRKKEGSKTKLVATGASLGSFLLVLLAGAAYHVYSSDRKEKQNQLKIERFLGDYRALKPSRYSYADIKRITDQFKDKLGQGAYGTVYKGKLSSECFVAVKVLNNTKGDGEEFVNEVGTMGHIHHVNVVRLVGFCADGFRRALVYDFLPNGSLQDFISTADNNNAFLGWDKLQDIALGIAKGIEYLHQGCDQRILHFDIKPHNVLLDHNFTPKISDFGLAKLCSKDQSIVSMTTARGTMGYIAPEVFSRNFGNVSYKSDVYSYGMVLLEMVGGRKNMSSTTEDTTEVYYPEWIYNLLEEGEDLRIHVGEEGDAKIAKRLAIVGLWCIQWHPVDRPSMKGVVQMLEGGETLTMPPNPFASQGSTGSANTPARRLNLQLEAIAELE; encoded by the exons ATGCAGAAAACTCTCATTTCTTCCTTCTGCTTCATCTTGCTGGCTTTCTCCCCCAGAGTCCTTACAGAAAAACCCAATTGTGGGAGACATGGTCCAGCTATCAAATTCCCTTTCAGCTTCAAAGATAGCCACCCCGAAAATTCTGGGTATCCCGGGTTTCTTGTGTCCTGCAATGAAAAGCAGGAAACCATTCTTGAGCTGCCGATCCCCGTCAAATTtgctataaaaaaaatagactATAAGGCTCAGACAATCCAGCTATATGACCCAGAAGATTGCTTGCTGATGAAGCTATTGCAAGTCCACAACATGTCAATCTCTCCCTTCCACTACTCAGAAGACCAAATGGATGACATTACCTTGTTCAATTGTTCTTCAGCTGGAAGGGAATTGCCGTTCTGGTCGATTTATCCAGTGTCCTGCTTTAGAGGCCTTGCTTACCAGATCTACTatgtttcttcttcctctgaaATTGAGTACTTGCCCCTCTTGTCTTGTACAAAGATGCGTAGTCTTTCATCAGTTCCATACACGTCGCGTACAACTCCGAGTCTTTCTTTGGAATGGTATGAACCAAATTGTGGACCATGTGAAGGAAAGGGCAAGATATGTGGATTGAAGAACAATGGCACCACTAGTACTGAAATTGAATGCCTTCCCAGGAAGAAAGAAG GTTCGAAAACAAAGCTAGTAGCTACTG GTGCATCCTTGGGTTCATTTTTACTTGTGCTACTTGCTGGGGCAGCTTATCATGTTTATAGTTCCGACAGAAAGGAAAAACAGAATCaattaaaaattgaaagatTTTTAGGGGATTACAGAGCCCTCAAACCAAGCAGATACTCTTATGCAGATATCAAGAGGATTACAGATCAGTTCAAGGACAAATTAGGTCAAGGAGCCTATGGAACTGTTTATAAGGGAAAGCTTTCTTCTGAATGTTTTGTTGCTGTGAAAGTCCTTAATAATACTAAGGGGGATGGGGAAGAGTTTGTTAATGAAGTGGGAACAATGGGTCATATCCACCATGTCAATGTGGTTCGCTTGGTAGGATTTTGCGCTGATGGGTTTAGACGAGCTCTTGTTTATGACTTCTTACCTAATGGTTCACTGCAAGATTTTATTTCAACAGCAGACAATAACAACGCTTTCCTTGGTTGGGATAAGTTGCAAGATATTGCTCTAGGCATAGCGAAAGGAATTGAATATTTGCACCAAGGATGCGATCAACGAATCCTCCATTTTGACATCAAACCCCACAATGTGTTGCTTGACCATAACTTCACCCCAaagatttctgattttggtttGGCCAAGTTATGTTCCAAGGATCAGAGTATAGTTTCCATGACTACAGCTAGGGGAACAATGGGGTACATTGCACCTGAAGTATTCTCCAGAAACTTTGGAAATGTGTCCTACAAGTCAGATGTGTATAGTTATGGCATGGTATTGCTGGAGATGGTGGGAGGGAGAAAGAACATGAGTTCAACCACAGAGGACACAACTGAAGTGTACTACCCAGAATGGATCTATAATCTACTAGAAGAAGGCGAAGACCTTCGGATCCATGTTGGGGAAGAAGGAGATGCTAAAATAGCAAAGAGACTTGCTATTGTAGGTCTCTGGTGCATCCAATGGCACCCGGTGGATCGTCCTTCTATGAAAGGTGTGGTTCAGATGTTAGAAGGAGGAGAAACCTTAACTATGCCTCCCAATCCCTTTGCCTCTCAAG
- the LOC126803469 gene encoding rust resistance kinase Lr10-like yields MGFTVRFILGAPFVIALLIYKWRRRHLSSNNTIEDFLQSGNFMPIRYTYSNIKKMSNGFKDKLGEGGYGSVYKGKLRSGHLGAIKLLGNSNANGDDFVSEVATIGRIHHVNVVQLVGYCVEGSKRALVYDFMPNGSLDKFIYSKEGLITLSCKKMYEIAVGVARGIEYLHRGCEMQILHFDIKPHNILLDENFIPKLSDFGLAKLYPVDNSIVSSMAARGTMGYIAPELFYKNIGGVSYKADVYSFGMLLMEMASRRKNVNALVEHSSQIYFPSWVHDQYNEGKNLEIGDGKTDEDKKIIKKMIITALWCIQMKPNDRPSMKRAIAMLEGDVECLEMPMKPSLCPERLQAI; encoded by the coding sequence ATGGGTTTTACAGTTAGGTTCATTCTAGGAGCTCCATTTGTGATTGCACTTCTAATCTACAAATGGCGAAGAAGACATTTATCGTCCAACAACACTATAGAAGATTTTCTACAAAGTGGCAATTTCATGCCCATAAGGTACACTTACTCCAACATTAAGAAAATGTCTAATGGATTCAAGGATAAGTTGGGGGAAGGGGGCTATGGGTCTGTATATAAAGGCAAATTACGCAGTGGCCACTTGGGAGCCATTAAGTTGTTAGGCAACTCTAATGCTAATGGGGACGATTTCGTGAGTGAAGTAGCTACTATTGGAAGGATTCATCATGTTAATGTGGTGCAGCTTGTAGGTTACTGTGTCGAAGGTTCAAAGCGTGCTTTAGTCTATGATTTCATGCCAAATGGCTCTCTTGATAAATTCATTTACTCTAAAGAAGGATTGATCACTTTAAGTTGCAAGAAAATGTATGAGATCGCAGTTGGAGTGGCTCGTGGCATTGAATATTTGCATCGAGGTTGTGAAATGCAGATACTACATTTCGATATCAAGCCTCATAATATCCTACttgatgagaattttataCCAAAGCTATCAGACTTTGGGTTGGCAAAACTATATCCAGTGGATAATAGCATAGTCTCTTCAATGGCAGCGAGAGGCACAATGGGATATATTGCTCCTGAGTTGTTCTACAAGAACATTGGTGGTGTGTCATACAAAGCTGACGTCTATAGTTTTGGGATGTTGTTGATGGAAATGGCAAGTAGAAGGAAAAATGTAAATGCATTGGTAGAGCATTCAAGCCAAATTTACTTCCCCTCATGGGTTCACGATCAATATAATGAGGGGAAGAACTTGGAGATTGGTGATGGTAAAACAGACGAGGATaagaaaattattaaaaagatGATCATAACTGCATTGTGGTGTATTCAAATGAAACCAAATGATCGACCTTCCATGAAGAGAGCCATAGCAATGCTCGAAGGAGATGTTGAATGCCTAGAAATGCCTATGAAGCCATCTCTGTGCCCAGAACGACTGCAGGCAATTTGA